Part of the Bradyrhizobium sp. AZCC 1721 genome, CGCCAGACCTCGTCGCGACTGGCGACCTTCGCGGAAGCCTTCTGCTCGATCGGCTGGGCTGCGACGTCAGCTCTCGCTGCCACCATTCCAGTTGCCGCCGTGATCAGCGGCGCGCTGACCGCCGGTATTCTGGCTGCGACATGGAAGATCAGCCCGCGGCGGGGCTGAGCGACCTCCACCAATGTGCTAGCATCTCAAGGTTGCGTTATATACCGCGGCAAAGTCGACTTATCGGCGAACCAGCTCCATCACAGCCGCCGCAAACGCCTCCGGCGCTTCCTGCGGCAGATTGTGCCCGACGCGCGGCACCACGCGATGGACGCGGCGGCCGGTGAATTTCGGTGCGCTGGCGGTGCCATCGGTTGCGGGGGCCACGCCATCGTCGGCGCCATCCAGCGTGATTGACGGCACGGTGATGGGAGGAAGTGCCGCCAGCCGGCGCTGGATGTCGGCATATTGCGGATCGCCTTCGGCCAGACCGAAGCGGTGGCGATAGCTGTGGATCACCACATCGACGTAATCGGGATTGTCGTGGGCCATTGCAGTCCGCTCGAAGCAGGCATCGTCGAACGACCAGTTCGGCGACCACTGCGTCCACAATATTCGGGCGATCTCGCGCCGGTTGGCGGCAAGGCCGGCGCGGCCGCGCTCGAGCTGGAAGTAATACTGGTACCACAGCGCCACCTCGCGTTCGCCGCGCATCGGCACCATGGCGTTGGCAATATCCTGGATCAGATAGGAATTGACGCAGACGAGCCCGAGGCAACGCTCCGGCCATAGCGCCGCGCCGACGCAGGCCGCGCGGCCACCCCAGTCGTAGCCGGCGAACACCGCGCGCTGGATGCCGAGCGCCTCCATCAGCGCCATCATGTCCGCGCCGACCGCCGCCTGTTCGCCCGAGCGCGGCGTTGCGGCATCGCGAAACCGGGTCGGACCATAGCCGCGCAGATAGGGAGCGATGACACGGCAGCCCTGGGCAGCCAGCTGCGGCGCGACGTCGACATAGGAATGAATGTCGTAGGGAAAGCCATGCATCAGCATCACGGCGGGGCCATCCGCCGGGCCCGCCTCGTAATAGGCGATGCTGAGCGGGCCGGCATCGACCTGCCGCAGCGGCTCCAGCCGCTTCGATGACGGGGCACGCGAGGCCGGGGCGGCGGGTTCTTCAGTCACGGCGAACTCCCAGGTTGTTTCTTACAATATGTCATAGCCCGGCCCCGATGAAGCAAATCCGGCGCGCTGCCGTGCGCGAATGCCATGACCTCTCCCGAATTCGGCGATACAGTGTCGCTCACGGCCTTCACCGCTGACGGGTCATGCCATGTTGCGATCCCTTGCTGTCGCCCTCGCCTTCCTCGGTTCGCTGATCGTCCCGGCGGCCGCCCAACAGCAGCCTTTACGCAGCGAATGCCTCGCGATGGCTAATGCGCCGCCACGCGCCGTTCCGGTCAGCCTGCGCCGCACCGCCGCCAAGGTGGAAGAGGTCGCGATTACCTATGTCGGACATTCCACCTACTACATCGACACGCCCGACGGCGTGCGGATCGCGACCGACTTCAACGGCGCCTACCGGACCGGCCGCCTGCCTGATGTCGTTACCATGAACCGCGCGCACTCGACGCATTACACGTTGTTCCCTGACCCGAAGATTGCGCACGTGTTGCATGGCTGGGGCGAGAATGGACAGGCGGCGCATATCTCAACGCGCGTCGGCGACGTCCATATCCGCAACGTGCCGACCGACATCCGCCGCTACTATGGCGAGGGCTCCAGCGGCGGCATGATCAAGGACGGCAACTCGATCTTCATCTTCGAAGTCGCCGGCCTCTGCATCGGCCATCTCGGACATCTGCACCACAAACTCGACGAGACGCATTTTGCGGCGATCGGCCGGCTCGACATCGTGATGGTGCCGATCGACGGCACCTATACGATGTCGCTCGACGGCGTTTCCGAGATCACCCGGCGGCTGCGTTCCTCCATCGTGCTGCCGATGCATCGCTTCGCCACTCCGCTCGACGAATTCATGCGTCTGATCGGGCAGCAATTCCAGATCGATCAGCGGAGCGAGCGAACCTTGAAGATTTCGCGCGACACGCTGCCGGGCACGCCGACGGTGATCATTCTGGAGGGCGTGTAGGCGCATCGCTAGTAACGCCGTCATTGCAAGCCAACCGGGCGCGCATTCGCGCGATCCGTTGGCACGCAACGACGGGCAACAACAATCAAGGGAGCGACGTCCATGGCCAGCACTGCACCCGCCTCCAGGAGCGGGCTCTATGCCGATCCGCGCGAAGACTGGCTGGCGCAGCACACCGAAGAGATCATCGATCCCGCCCTCCCGATCGTCGACCCGCATCACCATCTCTGGGACCGCGGCGGCCTGCGCTACATGATCGAGGAAATGGCTACAGACATTGCCTCCGGTCATAACATTATCGCGACCGTCTATGTCGATTGCCGCTCGATGTACCGCGCGCAGGGGCCGGAAGCGTTTCGCCCGGTCGGCGAAGTCGAGTTCGCCAATGGCGTTGCGGCGATGGCGGCGAGCGGCGGCTATGGCAAGGCCGCGATCTGTGCCGGCATCGTCAGCCACGTCAACCTGCTGCTCGGCGAAGGCGCAAGAGCCGTGCTGGAAGCGGAGATCGCTGCCGGCAACGGCCGCTTCCGCGGCATCCGGCACTCCTCGGCCTGGGATGCCGATCCCAATGTCGCCGGCATGTATGCGACGCGGCCGCAAGGGTTGTTGCTCGACAGCACGTTTCGCAGGGGCTTTGCCTGCCTCGCGCCATTGGGCCTGAGCTTCGACGCCTGGCTGTTTCATCCGCAGATCGGCGAACTCACCGATCTCGCCCGAGCTTTCCCTGACACCAAAATCGTGCTCGATCATTGCGGCGGTCCGGTCGGCATCGGCCGCTTTGCCGGCCGGCGCGAGGAGGTGTTCTCGGAATGGAAGGCCTCGATCCAGGAAATCGCGCGATGCCCGAACGTCGTGGTGAAGCTCGGCGGGCTCGCGATGTGCCTGCTCGGCTACGACTTTCATCTGCGCCCGAAGCCGCCGTCTTCGGAACAGACCGCCGCCGCGTGGCGTCCCTAT contains:
- a CDS encoding MBL fold metallo-hydrolase, which gives rise to MLRSLAVALAFLGSLIVPAAAQQQPLRSECLAMANAPPRAVPVSLRRTAAKVEEVAITYVGHSTYYIDTPDGVRIATDFNGAYRTGRLPDVVTMNRAHSTHYTLFPDPKIAHVLHGWGENGQAAHISTRVGDVHIRNVPTDIRRYYGEGSSGGMIKDGNSIFIFEVAGLCIGHLGHLHHKLDETHFAAIGRLDIVMVPIDGTYTMSLDGVSEITRRLRSSIVLPMHRFATPLDEFMRLIGQQFQIDQRSERTLKISRDTLPGTPTVIILEGV
- a CDS encoding alpha/beta fold hydrolase, whose amino-acid sequence is MRQVDAGPLSIAYYEAGPADGPAVMLMHGFPYDIHSYVDVAPQLAAQGCRVIAPYLRGYGPTRFRDAATPRSGEQAAVGADMMALMEALGIQRAVFAGYDWGGRAACVGAALWPERCLGLVCVNSYLIQDIANAMVPMRGEREVALWYQYYFQLERGRAGLAANRREIARILWTQWSPNWSFDDACFERTAMAHDNPDYVDVVIHSYRHRFGLAEGDPQYADIQRRLAALPPITVPSITLDGADDGVAPATDGTASAPKFTGRRVHRVVPRVGHNLPQEAPEAFAAAVMELVRR
- a CDS encoding amidohydrolase family protein, which translates into the protein MASTAPASRSGLYADPREDWLAQHTEEIIDPALPIVDPHHHLWDRGGLRYMIEEMATDIASGHNIIATVYVDCRSMYRAQGPEAFRPVGEVEFANGVAAMAASGGYGKAAICAGIVSHVNLLLGEGARAVLEAEIAAGNGRFRGIRHSSAWDADPNVAGMYATRPQGLLLDSTFRRGFACLAPLGLSFDAWLFHPQIGELTDLARAFPDTKIVLDHCGGPVGIGRFAGRREEVFSEWKASIQEIARCPNVVVKLGGLAMCLLGYDFHLRPKPPSSEQTAAAWRPYIETCIEAFGPDRCMFESNFPPDKGQCSYQVIFNAFKRIAAQYSEAEKTALFSKTATDFYRLLLG